From a region of the Wolbachia endosymbiont (group B) of Gerris lacustris genome:
- a CDS encoding NAD-dependent epimerase/dehydratase family protein yields the protein MEILITGAAGLIGSTLVKKLENQGHEVISCDIRFHNNPLSFFSEDIVPLLAQCTGIIHLAAISRVIHGELYPELCRKINVDGTMQFLGLCKSLPNKPWFIYASSREVYGEQKELPVTESASIDPINNYAKGKAFIEEQITSLKDFNVAILRFSNVYGGLLDHNSRVIPALCINALRGDPIKIEGKECVFDFTYLDDVIEGICLTVKYLQSEKSSLPAIHLTTNSPCTLENLAKTILKVTKSDSRIDFYPPRNFDVTKFHGDFTRAKELLGWSPKHSLEVGLSNFMKSLQNNIQEYPNNIDMVIYENIKSYSWLPSLL from the coding sequence ATGGAGATATTAATAACAGGTGCTGCAGGTTTGATAGGGTCAACCTTGGTGAAAAAGTTAGAAAACCAGGGCCATGAAGTAATAAGCTGTGATATTAGGTTTCACAACAATCCACTCAGTTTTTTTTCAGAAGATATAGTACCACTACTTGCTCAGTGTACAGGAATTATTCATCTGGCTGCAATTTCTCGAGTTATACATGGTGAACTTTATCCTGAACTGTGTAGAAAAATTAATGTTGATGGTACAATGCAGTTTTTAGGGTTATGTAAGTCACTTCCAAATAAACCATGGTTTATATATGCAAGTAGTAGGGAAGTCTATGGAGAGCAGAAGGAACTGCCGGTTACAGAATCTGCTAGTATCGATCCAATAAATAATTATGCCAAAGGTAAAGCATTTATTGAGGAACAAATAACAAGTTTAAAAGATTTTAATGTAGCAATATTACGCTTTTCAAATGTATACGGTGGTTTACTAGATCATAACAGTAGAGTAATTCCTGCACTCTGTATTAATGCATTAAGAGGTGATCCAATTAAAATAGAAGGTAAAGAATGCGTTTTTGATTTTACCTACTTGGATGATGTTATAGAGGGTATATGCTTAACTGTTAAATATTTACAAAGTGAAAAATCTTCTCTTCCTGCTATTCATCTTACTACTAATAGCCCATGTACTTTAGAAAACTTAGCAAAAACAATATTAAAAGTCACGAAAAGTGATTCTAGAATTGATTTTTATCCTCCAAGAAATTTTGACGTAACTAAGTTCCATGGTGATTTTACTAGAGCTAAAGAGCTACTTGGTTGGTCTCCAAAGCATTCATTAGAGGTAGGATTAAGCAATTTTATGAAAAGTCTACAAAACAATATACAAGAGTATCCTAACAATATAGATATGGTAATATATGAAAATATTAAAAGTTATTCATGGTTACCCTCCTTATTATAG
- a CDS encoding glycosyltransferase, whose translation MKILKVIHGYPPYYSAGSEVYSQTLAHELANNNEVQVFTRYENSFLPDFYYTTVLDRSDSRILLHLINIPTAKYRYKFINEEVDIQFKRVIDNFQPDLIHFGHLNHLSITLPEIAFKENIPTIFTLHDFWLMCPRGRFIQRNSGDLLQLCDGQKDQKCVTQCYKGYFTGDEEFLNLDINYWEQWVATRMKHTRKIIDYIDYFISPSKFLMDKFTQDFNVPINKISYLDYGFDLNRLKNRNRVQEKEFIFGYIGTHTPEKGVDLLLKAFSHLSSKAKLRIWGAAREETKALKAIADQFSPVVKERIEWMGGYDNKNIVTDVFNKVDAIVVPSIWGENSPLVIHEAQQLRIPVITADYGGMAEYVRDGLLFKHRDASSLSEKMQVLSTNQELYNKLTQKGYPYTENGNIPSISEHTEKLNKIYRDAIEKKGKSVAVKPGPWRITFDTNPDYCNFACIMCECFSPYSKVKEEKKAKGIKPKILSIETIRKVIKEAAGTPLREIIPSTMGEPLMYKSFDEIINLCHEFGLKLNLTTNGSFPIKGARKWAELLVPILSDVKISWNGATKETHERIMKGSKWEVVTENLKTFLEVRDKYFSNTGERCTVTLQLTFLESNLYELYDIVKMAIKNGIDRVKGHHLWAHFEEIKDLSMRRDELAISRWNTEVRRLYELRDNILLPNGKKIKLENFTILSQEGIKDLAPGGQCPFLGKEAWINNEGKFSPCCAPDELRKTLGNFGNVNEVKLEEIWQSSEYLSLQKNYLNYKLCKTCNMRKPLIN comes from the coding sequence ATGAAAATATTAAAAGTTATTCATGGTTACCCTCCTTATTATAGTGCTGGTTCAGAGGTTTACAGCCAAACTCTTGCTCATGAACTAGCAAATAACAATGAGGTACAAGTATTTACTAGGTATGAAAATAGCTTTTTACCTGATTTTTATTACACTACAGTCCTAGATCGTAGTGATTCTCGAATCTTACTGCATTTAATTAATATACCCACAGCTAAATATCGTTACAAATTTATCAATGAAGAAGTAGATATACAATTTAAAAGAGTAATAGATAACTTTCAGCCAGATCTTATACATTTTGGTCATCTTAATCATCTATCAATTACTTTACCAGAAATTGCTTTTAAAGAAAATATACCTACAATTTTTACGCTACATGACTTTTGGTTAATGTGTCCAAGAGGAAGGTTTATTCAACGCAATTCTGGAGATTTGTTACAGCTTTGTGATGGACAAAAGGATCAAAAATGTGTAACCCAATGTTACAAAGGATATTTTACAGGAGATGAAGAATTCCTGAATTTAGACATAAATTATTGGGAACAATGGGTTGCAACTAGAATGAAGCACACAAGGAAAATAATAGACTATATAGATTACTTTATTTCCCCATCGAAATTCTTGATGGACAAATTTACTCAGGATTTTAATGTTCCGATAAACAAAATTTCTTATCTTGATTATGGTTTTGATCTCAATCGTCTTAAGAATAGAAATAGAGTACAAGAAAAAGAGTTTATTTTCGGTTATATTGGTACTCATACTCCCGAAAAAGGTGTTGATCTATTATTGAAAGCTTTTTCTCACTTATCATCTAAAGCAAAACTTAGAATTTGGGGAGCAGCAAGAGAAGAAACTAAAGCTTTAAAAGCGATTGCCGATCAGTTTTCACCTGTTGTGAAAGAAAGAATAGAGTGGATGGGAGGTTATGATAATAAGAATATAGTTACTGACGTATTTAATAAAGTTGATGCAATAGTCGTTCCTTCAATTTGGGGTGAAAATTCACCGTTAGTAATACATGAAGCACAGCAACTTAGAATACCAGTTATAACAGCCGATTATGGTGGCATGGCAGAATATGTAAGAGATGGACTATTGTTTAAGCACAGAGATGCAAGTAGTTTGTCAGAAAAAATGCAAGTCCTATCTACAAATCAGGAGTTATACAATAAACTTACCCAAAAAGGCTATCCTTATACTGAAAATGGAAATATACCTTCTATAAGTGAGCATACTGAAAAACTTAACAAGATTTACCGTGATGCTATTGAAAAGAAAGGCAAATCAGTAGCTGTTAAACCCGGTCCTTGGAGAATTACTTTTGATACTAATCCAGATTACTGTAATTTTGCTTGTATAATGTGCGAATGTTTTTCACCATACAGCAAAGTTAAAGAAGAAAAGAAAGCTAAAGGAATAAAACCTAAGATACTGTCGATAGAAACTATCAGAAAAGTAATTAAGGAAGCAGCTGGCACACCTTTAAGGGAAATCATTCCTTCTACTATGGGTGAGCCTTTAATGTATAAAAGCTTTGATGAAATAATCAATTTGTGCCATGAGTTCGGCCTGAAGCTTAATCTTACGACCAATGGTTCTTTTCCTATTAAAGGAGCTAGAAAATGGGCTGAATTATTGGTGCCAATTTTGTCTGATGTTAAGATTTCCTGGAATGGGGCAACTAAAGAAACTCATGAAAGAATCATGAAAGGTTCAAAATGGGAAGTAGTGACAGAAAATTTAAAAACTTTCCTTGAAGTTAGAGATAAATACTTTAGCAATACAGGTGAAAGGTGTACCGTTACTTTACAATTAACATTTTTGGAAAGTAATTTATATGAACTCTATGACATAGTTAAGATGGCCATAAAAAATGGCATAGATAGAGTTAAAGGACATCATCTTTGGGCACATTTTGAGGAAATTAAGGATCTATCTATGAGAAGAGATGAGTTAGCAATTAGTAGATGGAACACGGAGGTGAGAAGGTTATACGAACTTAGAGATAATATTCTATTGCCAAATGGTAAAAAGATAAAATTAGAAAATTTCACAATCCTTTCTCAAGAAGGTATTAAGGATTTGGCTCCAGGTGGTCAATGCCCATTTTTAGGTAAAGAAGCATGGATAAACAATGAAGGAAAGTTTAGTCCTTGCTGTGCTCCAGATGAACTCCGTAAGACATTAGGAAATTTTGGTAATGTTAATGAGGTTAAACTCGAGGAAATATGGCAGAGTAGTGAGTACCTAAGCTTACAAAAGAATTATTTAAATTACAAATTATGCAAAACATGCAACATGAGAAAACCTTTGATCAATTAA
- a CDS encoding WG repeat-containing protein, which translates to MQNMQHEKTFDQLIKDNLRSIKISPCESFHELLGNPLYENRFIKAGKFHEPGLAPVYDQTGAYHINVRGEAVYHHRFLKTFGFYFNRAAVEDDTGCYHIDPSGCRVYKQSYQWVGNYQEDACIVRRHDKCFHINLNGNRIYQEEYDYVGDFKDGIAVVYKDGKATHINHHGKLVHNKWYKKLNVFHKGYSIAEDQHGWFHIDINGDPVYQQRFKMVEAFYNGMAKVETFEGLLGQINITGNVKFSIFDLGKESQVHRISAELSAFWKTYLTSVAIELDLLNILPATVPFLSKKLNIIVPNLERLLRALWEIGFIDYDKDKDLWQLSSKGKCFKEIPFLPKAATMWARVAAEKNWLKIADILKQKSISSFESFKEREASEDKKIAFYQALLGYSRFDTKEFNSRINIDGAKNILLFGVHSLFLAYSDIHNKGSIGLYNEHKVPRQLVENLKVKLITQEELSVTNYELGVFCRFLQHYDDDKVLSYLKLVKGISRILLIETILDYRSPTGGSVDINVMVETGGKLRTLNDWEKILKQVKGFKIFAVLPLTDYLSVIDVRC; encoded by the coding sequence ATGCAAAACATGCAACATGAGAAAACCTTTGATCAATTAATCAAAGATAATCTTAGATCTATTAAAATTTCACCGTGTGAGAGCTTTCACGAATTACTAGGAAATCCTTTGTATGAAAATAGGTTTATAAAGGCTGGTAAATTTCATGAGCCCGGTCTTGCACCGGTTTATGATCAGACAGGCGCTTATCATATCAATGTAAGAGGAGAAGCAGTTTATCATCATAGATTTCTAAAAACTTTTGGATTCTACTTCAATAGAGCGGCCGTAGAAGATGATACAGGGTGTTATCACATTGATCCATCTGGATGTAGAGTATACAAACAGTCTTATCAATGGGTTGGAAATTATCAGGAAGATGCTTGTATAGTTAGAAGACATGATAAATGTTTTCATATTAATTTAAATGGCAACAGGATTTATCAGGAGGAATATGATTATGTTGGAGATTTTAAGGATGGTATCGCTGTAGTCTATAAGGATGGTAAAGCTACACATATTAATCATCATGGAAAGTTAGTACATAATAAATGGTATAAAAAACTTAATGTTTTTCATAAAGGGTATTCTATTGCAGAAGATCAACATGGTTGGTTTCATATAGATATTAATGGTGATCCTGTTTACCAGCAGAGATTTAAAATGGTAGAAGCATTCTATAATGGCATGGCAAAGGTTGAAACTTTTGAAGGTTTGTTAGGACAAATCAATATTACCGGAAATGTAAAGTTTAGTATTTTTGATTTAGGTAAAGAATCTCAAGTGCATAGGATTTCTGCAGAACTTTCAGCCTTTTGGAAAACTTACCTAACAAGCGTTGCTATTGAACTTGATTTGTTAAATATTTTACCTGCAACTGTGCCGTTTTTATCTAAAAAGTTAAACATTATCGTACCAAATCTAGAAAGGCTGTTAAGGGCGTTGTGGGAAATAGGGTTTATTGATTACGATAAGGACAAGGACTTATGGCAACTATCATCAAAAGGTAAGTGTTTTAAGGAAATACCATTTTTGCCAAAAGCAGCAACGATGTGGGCAAGAGTTGCCGCTGAAAAGAATTGGTTAAAGATTGCCGATATACTAAAACAGAAGTCCATCTCTTCATTTGAATCTTTTAAGGAAAGAGAAGCATCAGAAGATAAGAAAATAGCGTTTTACCAAGCATTGCTAGGATATTCTAGATTTGATACTAAAGAGTTTAATTCTAGGATTAATATAGATGGTGCTAAGAATATATTGCTATTTGGTGTACACTCTTTATTTCTTGCTTATTCTGATATACACAATAAAGGTTCTATAGGCCTATATAACGAACATAAAGTACCAAGACAGTTAGTAGAAAATTTAAAAGTCAAACTTATAACTCAGGAAGAACTATCAGTTACAAATTATGAATTAGGTGTCTTTTGCCGCTTTCTGCAGCATTATGATGATGATAAAGTATTATCTTATTTAAAATTGGTCAAAGGAATATCTCGTATTTTATTGATAGAAACTATTTTAGATTACCGCTCTCCAACTGGAGGCTCTGTAGATATTAATGTCATGGTTGAAACAGGAGGTAAACTAAGAACATTAAACGATTGGGAAAAAATACTCAAACAAGTAAAAGGATTCAAAATTTTTGCTGTTTTACCTTTAACAGATTACTTATCAGTTATTGATGTCAGGTGTTAA